In Bubalus bubalis isolate 160015118507 breed Murrah chromosome 3, NDDB_SH_1, whole genome shotgun sequence, a genomic segment contains:
- the EPN3 gene encoding epsin-3 isoform X3 has translation MTTSALRRQVKNIVHNYSEAEIKVREATSNDPWGPPSSLMSEIADLTFNTVAFAEVMGMLWRRLNDSGKNWRHVYKALTLLDYLLKTGSERVAQQCRESLYTIQTLKDFQYVDRDGKDQGVNVREKVKQVMALLKDEERLRQERTHALKTKERMALEGTGISSGQLGLSRARGSPSSYNSSSSSPRYTSDLEQARPQTSGEEELQLQLALAMSREEAEKEVRSWQGDDSPVANGAGAGAHRRWDREPERGEREEEEKLKTSQSSSLDLVDIFASASTLPSTHCSADPWDIPGLRPNTEPSGSSWGPSADPWSPVPSGSIMSQSQPWDLPPVLSSSEPWGRTPVLPAGPPTTDFWAQNSPHHKLPNNGAKPWGNLVETFNTPALHDSSTFDPLAKPPVSTETKEGLECTQALPSGKPSSPVELDLFGDHTPSVKQNGTKEPDAFDLDVLGEALAQSSRDTPARRTPESFLGPSASSLVNLDSLVKVPQAVKTRNPFLTGLSTPSPTNPFGGGEQSRQTLNQMRTGSPALSLTAGGPIGAPFGSMTYSASLPLPLSSVPAGVTLPASVSVFPHARAFTPPPSGSLPQPLLPTSGSAGPLNQTPLTDTNPFL, from the exons ATGACGACGTCAGCGCTGCGGCGCCAGGTGAAGAACATTGTGCACAACTACTCAGAGGCAGAGATCAAGGTGCGTGAGGCCACCAGCAATGACCCCTGGGGTCCACCTAGCTCGCTCATGTCCGAGATTGCCGATCTGACCTTCAACACGGTGGCCTTTGCCGAGGTCATGGGCATGCTGTGGCGGCGGCTCAATGACAGTGGCAAAAACTGGCGGCACGTGTACAAGGCACTGACGCTGCTGGACTACCTGCTCAAGACAGGCTCTGAGCGGGTGGCCCAGCAGTGCCGGGAGAGCCTCTACACCATCCAGACACTCAAGGACTTCCAGTACGTCGACCGCGATGGCAAAGACCAGGGCGTGAACGTGCGTGAGAAGGTCAAGCAGGTGATGGCCCTGCTCAAGGACGAAGAGCGCCTTCGGCAGGAGCGCACCCACGCCCTCAAGACCAAGGAGCGCATGGCACTGGAGGGCACGGGCATCAGCAGCGGGCAACTTGGCCTCAGCCGCGCACGTGGTTCCCCATCCTCCTACAACT CCTCCTCCTCATCCCCCCGCTACACCTCAGACCTGGAGCAGGCCCGGCCCCAGACATCGGGAGAAGAGGAGCTGCAGCTACAGCTAGCCTTGGCCATGAGCCGAGAGGAGGCTGAGAAG GAGGTGAGGTCCTGGCAGGGAGATGACTCACCTGTGGCCAATGGTGCTGGAGCTGGAGCCCATCGTCGTTGGGACAGAGAgcctgaaagaggagagagagaggaggaggagaagctgaAAACCAGCCAG TCCTCCAGCCTCGACTTGGTGGACATCTTCGCATCAGCTTCAACCCTGCCCTCCACACACTGCTCTGCTGACCCATGGGACATCCCAG GTCTCAGGCCTAACACAGAGCCCAGTGGCTCATCATGGGGGCCTTCGGCAGACCCCTGGTCTCCAGTTCCCTCAGGAAGTATCATGTCCCAGAGCCAGCCCTGGGACTTGCCTCCTGTGCTCTCCTCCTCTGAGCCCTGGGGCCGGACCCCAGTGCTGCCTGCTGGACCACCCACCACAGACTTCTGGGCACAGAACTCCCCCCACCACAAACTCCCCAACAATGGAGCCAAACCCTGGGGGAACCTGGTAGAGACCTTCAACACACCTG CGTTACATGATTCTTCGACCTTTGACCCATTGGCCAAGCCTCCAGTATCCACAGAGACCAAGGAAGGGCTAGAATGCACCCAGGCTCTGCCctctgggaagcccagcagtCCTGTGG AGCTGGACCTGTTTGGAGACCACACCCCCAGTGTAAAGCAAAATGGCACAAAGGAGCCAGATGCCTTTGACCTGGATGTACTAGGGGAAGCACTAGCCCAGTCCAGCAGGGACACCCCAGCACGCCGGACTCCTGAGTCCTTCCTGGGCCCCTCAGCCTCCTCCTTGGTCAACCTTGACTCATTAGTCAAGGTGCCCCAGGCTGTAAAGACCCGGAACCCCTTTCTAACAG GTCTCAGCACTCCATCCCCCACCAACCCGTTCGGCGGGGGCGAGCAAAGCAGGCAGACTCTGAACCAGATGCGCACAGGATCGCCAGCGTTGAGCCTGACGGCCGGTGGGCCGATCGGGGCGCCCTTTGGCTCCATGACCTACagtgcctccctgcccctcccgctCAGCAGCGTGCCGGCCGGCGTGACCCTCCCTGCCTCGGTCAGCGTCTTCCCCCACGCCCGCGCCTTCACGCCGCCGCCCTCCGGGAGCCTGCCGCAACCTCTGCTGCCCACCTCGGGCTCCGCCGGACCGCTCAACCAGACCCCTCTGACGGATACCAACCCTTTCCTTTGA
- the EPN3 gene encoding epsin-3 isoform X1 produces MTTSALRRQVKNIVHNYSEAEIKVREATSNDPWGPPSSLMSEIADLTFNTVAFAEVMGMLWRRLNDSGKNWRHVYKALTLLDYLLKTGSERVAQQCRESLYTIQTLKDFQYVDRDGKDQGVNVREKVKQVMALLKDEERLRQERTHALKTKERMALEGTGISSGQLGLSRARGSPSSYNSSSSSPRYTSDLEQARPQTSGEEELQLQLALAMSREEAEKPVPPTSHRDEDLQLQLALHLSRQEQEKEVRSWQGDDSPVANGAGAGAHRRWDREPERGEREEEEKLKTSQSSSLDLVDIFASASTLPSTHCSADPWDIPGLRPNTEPSGSSWGPSADPWSPVPSGSIMSQSQPWDLPPVLSSSEPWGRTPVLPAGPPTTDFWAQNSPHHKLPNNGAKPWGNLVETFNTPALHDSSTFDPLAKPPVSTETKEGLECTQALPSGKPSSPVELDLFGDHTPSVKQNGTKEPDAFDLDVLGEALAQSSRDTPARRTPESFLGPSASSLVNLDSLVKVPQAVKTRNPFLTGLSTPSPTNPFGGGEQSRQTLNQMRTGSPALSLTAGGPIGAPFGSMTYSASLPLPLSSVPAGVTLPASVSVFPHARAFTPPPSGSLPQPLLPTSGSAGPLNQTPLTDTNPFL; encoded by the exons ATGACGACGTCAGCGCTGCGGCGCCAGGTGAAGAACATTGTGCACAACTACTCAGAGGCAGAGATCAAGGTGCGTGAGGCCACCAGCAATGACCCCTGGGGTCCACCTAGCTCGCTCATGTCCGAGATTGCCGATCTGACCTTCAACACGGTGGCCTTTGCCGAGGTCATGGGCATGCTGTGGCGGCGGCTCAATGACAGTGGCAAAAACTGGCGGCACGTGTACAAGGCACTGACGCTGCTGGACTACCTGCTCAAGACAGGCTCTGAGCGGGTGGCCCAGCAGTGCCGGGAGAGCCTCTACACCATCCAGACACTCAAGGACTTCCAGTACGTCGACCGCGATGGCAAAGACCAGGGCGTGAACGTGCGTGAGAAGGTCAAGCAGGTGATGGCCCTGCTCAAGGACGAAGAGCGCCTTCGGCAGGAGCGCACCCACGCCCTCAAGACCAAGGAGCGCATGGCACTGGAGGGCACGGGCATCAGCAGCGGGCAACTTGGCCTCAGCCGCGCACGTGGTTCCCCATCCTCCTACAACT CCTCCTCCTCATCCCCCCGCTACACCTCAGACCTGGAGCAGGCCCGGCCCCAGACATCGGGAGAAGAGGAGCTGCAGCTACAGCTAGCCTTGGCCATGAGCCGAGAGGAGGCTGAGAAG CCGGTTCCCCCAACCTCCCACAGGGACGAGGACTTGCAACTGCAGCTGGCTCTGCACCTGAGCCGGCAGGAGCAGGAGAAG GAGGTGAGGTCCTGGCAGGGAGATGACTCACCTGTGGCCAATGGTGCTGGAGCTGGAGCCCATCGTCGTTGGGACAGAGAgcctgaaagaggagagagagaggaggaggagaagctgaAAACCAGCCAG TCCTCCAGCCTCGACTTGGTGGACATCTTCGCATCAGCTTCAACCCTGCCCTCCACACACTGCTCTGCTGACCCATGGGACATCCCAG GTCTCAGGCCTAACACAGAGCCCAGTGGCTCATCATGGGGGCCTTCGGCAGACCCCTGGTCTCCAGTTCCCTCAGGAAGTATCATGTCCCAGAGCCAGCCCTGGGACTTGCCTCCTGTGCTCTCCTCCTCTGAGCCCTGGGGCCGGACCCCAGTGCTGCCTGCTGGACCACCCACCACAGACTTCTGGGCACAGAACTCCCCCCACCACAAACTCCCCAACAATGGAGCCAAACCCTGGGGGAACCTGGTAGAGACCTTCAACACACCTG CGTTACATGATTCTTCGACCTTTGACCCATTGGCCAAGCCTCCAGTATCCACAGAGACCAAGGAAGGGCTAGAATGCACCCAGGCTCTGCCctctgggaagcccagcagtCCTGTGG AGCTGGACCTGTTTGGAGACCACACCCCCAGTGTAAAGCAAAATGGCACAAAGGAGCCAGATGCCTTTGACCTGGATGTACTAGGGGAAGCACTAGCCCAGTCCAGCAGGGACACCCCAGCACGCCGGACTCCTGAGTCCTTCCTGGGCCCCTCAGCCTCCTCCTTGGTCAACCTTGACTCATTAGTCAAGGTGCCCCAGGCTGTAAAGACCCGGAACCCCTTTCTAACAG GTCTCAGCACTCCATCCCCCACCAACCCGTTCGGCGGGGGCGAGCAAAGCAGGCAGACTCTGAACCAGATGCGCACAGGATCGCCAGCGTTGAGCCTGACGGCCGGTGGGCCGATCGGGGCGCCCTTTGGCTCCATGACCTACagtgcctccctgcccctcccgctCAGCAGCGTGCCGGCCGGCGTGACCCTCCCTGCCTCGGTCAGCGTCTTCCCCCACGCCCGCGCCTTCACGCCGCCGCCCTCCGGGAGCCTGCCGCAACCTCTGCTGCCCACCTCGGGCTCCGCCGGACCGCTCAACCAGACCCCTCTGACGGATACCAACCCTTTCCTTTGA
- the EPN3 gene encoding epsin-3 isoform X2 codes for MTTSALRRQVKNIVHNYSEAEIKVREATSNDPWGPPSSLMSEIADLTFNTVAFAEVMGMLWRRLNDSGKNWRHVYKALTLLDYLLKTGSERVAQQCRESLYTIQTLKDFQYVDRDGKDQGVNVREKVKQVMALLKDEERLRQERTHALKTKERMALEGTGISSGQLGLSRARGSPSSYNYLEQARPQTSGEEELQLQLALAMSREEAEKPVPPTSHRDEDLQLQLALHLSRQEQEKEVRSWQGDDSPVANGAGAGAHRRWDREPERGEREEEEKLKTSQSSSLDLVDIFASASTLPSTHCSADPWDIPGLRPNTEPSGSSWGPSADPWSPVPSGSIMSQSQPWDLPPVLSSSEPWGRTPVLPAGPPTTDFWAQNSPHHKLPNNGAKPWGNLVETFNTPALHDSSTFDPLAKPPVSTETKEGLECTQALPSGKPSSPVELDLFGDHTPSVKQNGTKEPDAFDLDVLGEALAQSSRDTPARRTPESFLGPSASSLVNLDSLVKVPQAVKTRNPFLTGLSTPSPTNPFGGGEQSRQTLNQMRTGSPALSLTAGGPIGAPFGSMTYSASLPLPLSSVPAGVTLPASVSVFPHARAFTPPPSGSLPQPLLPTSGSAGPLNQTPLTDTNPFL; via the exons ATGACGACGTCAGCGCTGCGGCGCCAGGTGAAGAACATTGTGCACAACTACTCAGAGGCAGAGATCAAGGTGCGTGAGGCCACCAGCAATGACCCCTGGGGTCCACCTAGCTCGCTCATGTCCGAGATTGCCGATCTGACCTTCAACACGGTGGCCTTTGCCGAGGTCATGGGCATGCTGTGGCGGCGGCTCAATGACAGTGGCAAAAACTGGCGGCACGTGTACAAGGCACTGACGCTGCTGGACTACCTGCTCAAGACAGGCTCTGAGCGGGTGGCCCAGCAGTGCCGGGAGAGCCTCTACACCATCCAGACACTCAAGGACTTCCAGTACGTCGACCGCGATGGCAAAGACCAGGGCGTGAACGTGCGTGAGAAGGTCAAGCAGGTGATGGCCCTGCTCAAGGACGAAGAGCGCCTTCGGCAGGAGCGCACCCACGCCCTCAAGACCAAGGAGCGCATGGCACTGGAGGGCACGGGCATCAGCAGCGGGCAACTTGGCCTCAGCCGCGCACGTGGTTCCCCATCCTCCTACAACT ACCTGGAGCAGGCCCGGCCCCAGACATCGGGAGAAGAGGAGCTGCAGCTACAGCTAGCCTTGGCCATGAGCCGAGAGGAGGCTGAGAAG CCGGTTCCCCCAACCTCCCACAGGGACGAGGACTTGCAACTGCAGCTGGCTCTGCACCTGAGCCGGCAGGAGCAGGAGAAG GAGGTGAGGTCCTGGCAGGGAGATGACTCACCTGTGGCCAATGGTGCTGGAGCTGGAGCCCATCGTCGTTGGGACAGAGAgcctgaaagaggagagagagaggaggaggagaagctgaAAACCAGCCAG TCCTCCAGCCTCGACTTGGTGGACATCTTCGCATCAGCTTCAACCCTGCCCTCCACACACTGCTCTGCTGACCCATGGGACATCCCAG GTCTCAGGCCTAACACAGAGCCCAGTGGCTCATCATGGGGGCCTTCGGCAGACCCCTGGTCTCCAGTTCCCTCAGGAAGTATCATGTCCCAGAGCCAGCCCTGGGACTTGCCTCCTGTGCTCTCCTCCTCTGAGCCCTGGGGCCGGACCCCAGTGCTGCCTGCTGGACCACCCACCACAGACTTCTGGGCACAGAACTCCCCCCACCACAAACTCCCCAACAATGGAGCCAAACCCTGGGGGAACCTGGTAGAGACCTTCAACACACCTG CGTTACATGATTCTTCGACCTTTGACCCATTGGCCAAGCCTCCAGTATCCACAGAGACCAAGGAAGGGCTAGAATGCACCCAGGCTCTGCCctctgggaagcccagcagtCCTGTGG AGCTGGACCTGTTTGGAGACCACACCCCCAGTGTAAAGCAAAATGGCACAAAGGAGCCAGATGCCTTTGACCTGGATGTACTAGGGGAAGCACTAGCCCAGTCCAGCAGGGACACCCCAGCACGCCGGACTCCTGAGTCCTTCCTGGGCCCCTCAGCCTCCTCCTTGGTCAACCTTGACTCATTAGTCAAGGTGCCCCAGGCTGTAAAGACCCGGAACCCCTTTCTAACAG GTCTCAGCACTCCATCCCCCACCAACCCGTTCGGCGGGGGCGAGCAAAGCAGGCAGACTCTGAACCAGATGCGCACAGGATCGCCAGCGTTGAGCCTGACGGCCGGTGGGCCGATCGGGGCGCCCTTTGGCTCCATGACCTACagtgcctccctgcccctcccgctCAGCAGCGTGCCGGCCGGCGTGACCCTCCCTGCCTCGGTCAGCGTCTTCCCCCACGCCCGCGCCTTCACGCCGCCGCCCTCCGGGAGCCTGCCGCAACCTCTGCTGCCCACCTCGGGCTCCGCCGGACCGCTCAACCAGACCCCTCTGACGGATACCAACCCTTTCCTTTGA
- the EPN3 gene encoding epsin-3 isoform X4: protein MTTSALRRQVKNIVHNYSEAEIKVREATSNDPWGPPSSLMSEIADLTFNTVAFAEVMGMLWRRLNDSGKNWRHVYKALTLLDYLLKTGSERVAQQCRESLYTIQTLKDFQYVDRDGKDQGVNVREKVKQVMALLKDEERLRQERTHALKTKERMALEGTGISSGQLGLSRARGSPSSYNYLEQARPQTSGEEELQLQLALAMSREEAEKEVRSWQGDDSPVANGAGAGAHRRWDREPERGEREEEEKLKTSQSSSLDLVDIFASASTLPSTHCSADPWDIPGLRPNTEPSGSSWGPSADPWSPVPSGSIMSQSQPWDLPPVLSSSEPWGRTPVLPAGPPTTDFWAQNSPHHKLPNNGAKPWGNLVETFNTPALHDSSTFDPLAKPPVSTETKEGLECTQALPSGKPSSPVELDLFGDHTPSVKQNGTKEPDAFDLDVLGEALAQSSRDTPARRTPESFLGPSASSLVNLDSLVKVPQAVKTRNPFLTGLSTPSPTNPFGGGEQSRQTLNQMRTGSPALSLTAGGPIGAPFGSMTYSASLPLPLSSVPAGVTLPASVSVFPHARAFTPPPSGSLPQPLLPTSGSAGPLNQTPLTDTNPFL from the exons ATGACGACGTCAGCGCTGCGGCGCCAGGTGAAGAACATTGTGCACAACTACTCAGAGGCAGAGATCAAGGTGCGTGAGGCCACCAGCAATGACCCCTGGGGTCCACCTAGCTCGCTCATGTCCGAGATTGCCGATCTGACCTTCAACACGGTGGCCTTTGCCGAGGTCATGGGCATGCTGTGGCGGCGGCTCAATGACAGTGGCAAAAACTGGCGGCACGTGTACAAGGCACTGACGCTGCTGGACTACCTGCTCAAGACAGGCTCTGAGCGGGTGGCCCAGCAGTGCCGGGAGAGCCTCTACACCATCCAGACACTCAAGGACTTCCAGTACGTCGACCGCGATGGCAAAGACCAGGGCGTGAACGTGCGTGAGAAGGTCAAGCAGGTGATGGCCCTGCTCAAGGACGAAGAGCGCCTTCGGCAGGAGCGCACCCACGCCCTCAAGACCAAGGAGCGCATGGCACTGGAGGGCACGGGCATCAGCAGCGGGCAACTTGGCCTCAGCCGCGCACGTGGTTCCCCATCCTCCTACAACT ACCTGGAGCAGGCCCGGCCCCAGACATCGGGAGAAGAGGAGCTGCAGCTACAGCTAGCCTTGGCCATGAGCCGAGAGGAGGCTGAGAAG GAGGTGAGGTCCTGGCAGGGAGATGACTCACCTGTGGCCAATGGTGCTGGAGCTGGAGCCCATCGTCGTTGGGACAGAGAgcctgaaagaggagagagagaggaggaggagaagctgaAAACCAGCCAG TCCTCCAGCCTCGACTTGGTGGACATCTTCGCATCAGCTTCAACCCTGCCCTCCACACACTGCTCTGCTGACCCATGGGACATCCCAG GTCTCAGGCCTAACACAGAGCCCAGTGGCTCATCATGGGGGCCTTCGGCAGACCCCTGGTCTCCAGTTCCCTCAGGAAGTATCATGTCCCAGAGCCAGCCCTGGGACTTGCCTCCTGTGCTCTCCTCCTCTGAGCCCTGGGGCCGGACCCCAGTGCTGCCTGCTGGACCACCCACCACAGACTTCTGGGCACAGAACTCCCCCCACCACAAACTCCCCAACAATGGAGCCAAACCCTGGGGGAACCTGGTAGAGACCTTCAACACACCTG CGTTACATGATTCTTCGACCTTTGACCCATTGGCCAAGCCTCCAGTATCCACAGAGACCAAGGAAGGGCTAGAATGCACCCAGGCTCTGCCctctgggaagcccagcagtCCTGTGG AGCTGGACCTGTTTGGAGACCACACCCCCAGTGTAAAGCAAAATGGCACAAAGGAGCCAGATGCCTTTGACCTGGATGTACTAGGGGAAGCACTAGCCCAGTCCAGCAGGGACACCCCAGCACGCCGGACTCCTGAGTCCTTCCTGGGCCCCTCAGCCTCCTCCTTGGTCAACCTTGACTCATTAGTCAAGGTGCCCCAGGCTGTAAAGACCCGGAACCCCTTTCTAACAG GTCTCAGCACTCCATCCCCCACCAACCCGTTCGGCGGGGGCGAGCAAAGCAGGCAGACTCTGAACCAGATGCGCACAGGATCGCCAGCGTTGAGCCTGACGGCCGGTGGGCCGATCGGGGCGCCCTTTGGCTCCATGACCTACagtgcctccctgcccctcccgctCAGCAGCGTGCCGGCCGGCGTGACCCTCCCTGCCTCGGTCAGCGTCTTCCCCCACGCCCGCGCCTTCACGCCGCCGCCCTCCGGGAGCCTGCCGCAACCTCTGCTGCCCACCTCGGGCTCCGCCGGACCGCTCAACCAGACCCCTCTGACGGATACCAACCCTTTCCTTTGA
- the EPN3 gene encoding epsin-3 isoform X5 codes for MTTSALRRQVKNIVHNYSEAEIKVREATSNDPWGPPSSLMSEIADLTFNTVAFAEVMGMLWRRLNDSGKNWRHVYKALTLLDYLLKTGSERVAQQCRESLYTIQTLKDFQYVDRDGKDQGVNVREKVKQVMALLKDEERLRQERTHALKTKERMALEGTGISSGQLGLSRARGSPSSYNSSSSSPRYTSDLEQARPQTSGEEELQLQLALAMSREEAEKPVPPTSHRDEDLQLQLALHLSRQEQEKEVRSWQGDDSPVANGAGAGAHRRWDREPERGEREEEEKLKTSQSSSLDLVDIFASASTLPSTHCSADPWDIPGLRPNTEPSGSSWGPSADPWSPVPSGSIMSQSQPWDLPPVLSSSEPWGRTPVLPAGPPTTDFWAQNSPHHKLPNNGAKPWGNLVETFNTPELDLFGDHTPSVKQNGTKEPDAFDLDVLGEALAQSSRDTPARRTPESFLGPSASSLVNLDSLVKVPQAVKTRNPFLTGLSTPSPTNPFGGGEQSRQTLNQMRTGSPALSLTAGGPIGAPFGSMTYSASLPLPLSSVPAGVTLPASVSVFPHARAFTPPPSGSLPQPLLPTSGSAGPLNQTPLTDTNPFL; via the exons ATGACGACGTCAGCGCTGCGGCGCCAGGTGAAGAACATTGTGCACAACTACTCAGAGGCAGAGATCAAGGTGCGTGAGGCCACCAGCAATGACCCCTGGGGTCCACCTAGCTCGCTCATGTCCGAGATTGCCGATCTGACCTTCAACACGGTGGCCTTTGCCGAGGTCATGGGCATGCTGTGGCGGCGGCTCAATGACAGTGGCAAAAACTGGCGGCACGTGTACAAGGCACTGACGCTGCTGGACTACCTGCTCAAGACAGGCTCTGAGCGGGTGGCCCAGCAGTGCCGGGAGAGCCTCTACACCATCCAGACACTCAAGGACTTCCAGTACGTCGACCGCGATGGCAAAGACCAGGGCGTGAACGTGCGTGAGAAGGTCAAGCAGGTGATGGCCCTGCTCAAGGACGAAGAGCGCCTTCGGCAGGAGCGCACCCACGCCCTCAAGACCAAGGAGCGCATGGCACTGGAGGGCACGGGCATCAGCAGCGGGCAACTTGGCCTCAGCCGCGCACGTGGTTCCCCATCCTCCTACAACT CCTCCTCCTCATCCCCCCGCTACACCTCAGACCTGGAGCAGGCCCGGCCCCAGACATCGGGAGAAGAGGAGCTGCAGCTACAGCTAGCCTTGGCCATGAGCCGAGAGGAGGCTGAGAAG CCGGTTCCCCCAACCTCCCACAGGGACGAGGACTTGCAACTGCAGCTGGCTCTGCACCTGAGCCGGCAGGAGCAGGAGAAG GAGGTGAGGTCCTGGCAGGGAGATGACTCACCTGTGGCCAATGGTGCTGGAGCTGGAGCCCATCGTCGTTGGGACAGAGAgcctgaaagaggagagagagaggaggaggagaagctgaAAACCAGCCAG TCCTCCAGCCTCGACTTGGTGGACATCTTCGCATCAGCTTCAACCCTGCCCTCCACACACTGCTCTGCTGACCCATGGGACATCCCAG GTCTCAGGCCTAACACAGAGCCCAGTGGCTCATCATGGGGGCCTTCGGCAGACCCCTGGTCTCCAGTTCCCTCAGGAAGTATCATGTCCCAGAGCCAGCCCTGGGACTTGCCTCCTGTGCTCTCCTCCTCTGAGCCCTGGGGCCGGACCCCAGTGCTGCCTGCTGGACCACCCACCACAGACTTCTGGGCACAGAACTCCCCCCACCACAAACTCCCCAACAATGGAGCCAAACCCTGGGGGAACCTGGTAGAGACCTTCAACACACCTG AGCTGGACCTGTTTGGAGACCACACCCCCAGTGTAAAGCAAAATGGCACAAAGGAGCCAGATGCCTTTGACCTGGATGTACTAGGGGAAGCACTAGCCCAGTCCAGCAGGGACACCCCAGCACGCCGGACTCCTGAGTCCTTCCTGGGCCCCTCAGCCTCCTCCTTGGTCAACCTTGACTCATTAGTCAAGGTGCCCCAGGCTGTAAAGACCCGGAACCCCTTTCTAACAG GTCTCAGCACTCCATCCCCCACCAACCCGTTCGGCGGGGGCGAGCAAAGCAGGCAGACTCTGAACCAGATGCGCACAGGATCGCCAGCGTTGAGCCTGACGGCCGGTGGGCCGATCGGGGCGCCCTTTGGCTCCATGACCTACagtgcctccctgcccctcccgctCAGCAGCGTGCCGGCCGGCGTGACCCTCCCTGCCTCGGTCAGCGTCTTCCCCCACGCCCGCGCCTTCACGCCGCCGCCCTCCGGGAGCCTGCCGCAACCTCTGCTGCCCACCTCGGGCTCCGCCGGACCGCTCAACCAGACCCCTCTGACGGATACCAACCCTTTCCTTTGA